One stretch of Mobula birostris isolate sMobBir1 chromosome 5, sMobBir1.hap1, whole genome shotgun sequence DNA includes these proteins:
- the LOC140197739 gene encoding E3 ubiquitin-protein ligase Topors-like, whose amino-acid sequence MMASTTEDLNAENQFSSEPETSKIQHGMRGDVSPDAKCPICLDRFDNMSYIDRCFHKFCFRCIQEWSRNKAECPLCKQPFNSIFHSVRTENDFQEYVLKATENGSFGSPGGQRFRYRTTLTRERRMARQPRSSPVISPLPDNGVVFEGLGRQPRAQQSRNLRRMMSRLRARRRAQSQGVSPRQIQEQEMVNFRRELYRSGVRVRNVQDGGRYRDVSADFFRRNAACLHRLMPWLKRELYVLFGSHGSIVNIVQHVIMSNIVRYDMEGEAFQEELRPFLLNRTDHFLHEFISFARAPFNMESYDQRANYDCPAPSYEEESDSDLSVIAISPDAADPLQTDRPTANPSELALSLSQSTWDDETPGPSYSVTQALEAGNSSPDEASDSEEAPMQPESVLPVVPIKADPGTKEDSSTRSGDDCLIVGYVKPLAERTPELIELSSDSEVSMHETSTEVAAQPAHTRFHSSSTSSCCLSTRSSSARSSISRDRWKRKKSKRKKRNKSKREKHRKKSSHSGGSTSSSGRHKARASARVRSSSKDRSKFRSQSREKHDLRRHQRSDSVDRTMVAYSYCRGEHQVKDRSQRSNRDQYLEDRSRSASQETCTYQAWSRKRSRNRERASSTRSRTRSQNSDVVVYRHRPRSRSWSRSYASVRDRRRSRSRDRTYRYMREYQERDRGFSYQWERYSYHSRTHKGHDSITRSRTRYRRTSPCSDYRIRSSSESTSFRSPSSHREDVYYQYRNYRSRSPSSSRSRTTSGRTDRLRQEKPGGKRKYKTHYLESSSNKDDKNANLQIAKISSEIHTLPRREGSSPRPHSQCSSYSKSGSLVAESTISSEPKMKKRREKRRSSSVEIVYEGKATEASRRHKRKKKHKKQRKEKSSGRTDRTTHSPLVITIESDSDEVVVADVDSDNSTLSKTTNLLNNLGEQHLTETQTAQDLPSATDDILFGNTSTESLDVCGLPTDSDLVPPYSSRQTCLKQEGVNPVNDAGNYQNFKGQGQDNGQRCPSPRTTLSKSTSDRPPLILKIPKRFFNGTKLFNSSMENT is encoded by the coding sequence ATGATGGCATCAACCACAGAGGATTTGAATGCAGAGAACCAATTTTCTTCAGAACCTGAAACCAGCAAAATTCAGCATGGAATGCGGGGCGATGTATCGCCTGATGCAAAATGTCCAATCTGTCTGGACAGATTTGACAACATGTCTTACATTGATCGTTGCTTCCACAAATTTTGCTTTCGGTGCATTCAGGAATGGTCCCGTAACAAAGCAGAATGCCCACTGTGTAAGCAAcctttcaactccattttccACAGTGTACGAACTGAAAATGATTTCCAAGAGTATGTCCTGAAGGCAACGGAGAATGGCTCATTTGGCAGTCCAGGCGGCCAGAGATTTAGATATCGCACGACTTTAACCAGAGAGCGCCGTATGGCTCGCCAGCCTCGGAGCTCTCCGGTTATTTCGCCGTTGCCTGACAATGGAGTGGTGTTTGAGGGACTGGGTCGACAACCCCGGGCACAACAGAGCCGCAACCTGCGTCGCATGATGAGTCGGCTGAGGGCCCGGAGGAGGGCACAGTCCCAAGGTGTGTCCCCTCGGCAGATCCAAGAACAAGAGATGGTCAACTTCAGGCGTGAGTTATACCGGTCGGGGGTGCGGGTCAGGAATGTGCAAGACGGCGGCCGCTACCGTGACGTCTCTGCTGACTTCTTCCGCCGCAATGCTGCTTGCCTCCATCGCCTGATGCCATGGCTGAAGAGGGAGCTCTATGTCTTGTTTGGCTCTCACGGTTCAATTGTCAACATTGTGCAACACGTCATCATGTCCAACATTGTCCGGTATGATATGGAGGGTGAGGCATTCCAAGAAGAATTGAGACCCTTCCTGCTTAACCGCACTGACCACTTTTTACATGAGTTTATCAGTTTCGCCAGAGCTCCATTTAACATGGAATCGTATGACCAGAGGGCCAACTATGACTGTCCAGCCCCATCCTATGAGGAAGAAAGTGACTCAGATTTGTCTGTAATTGCAATTTCACCTGATGCTGCTGATCCTCTGCAAACAGACAGACCAACGGCTAATCCCTCGGAGCTGGCTCTTAGCCTAAGTCAGTCGACGTGGGATGATGAAACACCTGGCCCTTCCTACTCAGTCACACAGGCCTTAGAGGCTGGGAATTCCTCGCCTGATGAAGCCTCTGATTCTGAAGAGGCTCCAATGCAGCCCGAGTCAGTGCTGCCTGTGGTGCCAATAAAGGCTGATCCTGGTACGAAGGAAGACAGTTCGACTCGCTCGGGAGATGATTGCTTAATCGTGGGTTACGTGAAGCCTTTGGCTGAGAGGACCCCTGAGCTTATTGAACTGAGTTCAGACTCTGAGGTTTCCATGCATGAAACAAGCACAGAAGTTGCTGCGCAGCCTGCGCACACGCGTTTCCACAGCAGCAGCACCAGCAGTTGCTGCTTGTCAACCAGGTCGTCCTCAGCCAGATCCTCTATCTCCAGGGACCGGTGGAAAAGAAAGAAGTCAAAACGGAAGAAGAGGAATAAATCAAAAAGGGAGAAGCATCGCAAAAAGAGTTCCCATTCTGGAGGCAGCACCTCATCTTCAGGCAGGCACAAAGCAAGGGCATCAGCTAGAGTCAGAAGCAGTTCCAAGGATCGATCCAAGTTTCGATCACAAAGCAGAGAGAAGCATGATCTTCGGAGACACCAACGATCAGATAGCGTAGACAGAACTATGGTGGCTTACTCTTACTGCAGAGGTGAGCATCAAGTCAAGGACAGGAGCCAAAGGTCTAACAGAGACCAATATTTAGAAGATAGAAGCAGGTCGGCCAGTCAAGAAACCTGTACCTATCAAGCGTGGAGCAGAAAGAGGTCTAGGAACCGAGAGAGAGCCTCATCTACGAGAAGTCGCACAAGGTCACAGAACAGTGATGTTGTGGTTTACAGACACCGACCTAGATCGCGCTCTTGGAGCAGAAGCTATGCATCAGTGAGGGACAGAAGAAGATCCAGAAGTAGAGACAGGACATACAGATATATGAGAGAATATCAGGAAAGAGACAGGGGTTTCTCATACCAGTGGGAAAGATACAGTTACCACAGTAGAACACACAAAGGTCATGATTCCATAACCAGAAGTAGGACTCGCTATCGGAGAACGTCACCTTGTTCGGATTATAGAATTCGATCTAGTTCTGAAAGTACGAGCTTCAGAAGCCCAAGTAGTCACAGAGAAGATGTCTATTATCAGTACAGAAATTATCGTTCAAGAAGTCCATCGAGTTCCCGGTCCAGAACTACCTCAGGGCGAACTGATAGGTTGAGGCAAGAAAAACcaggaggcaaaagaaaatatAAGACTCATTATTTGGAAAGTTCATCCAACAAAGATGACAAAAATGCAAATTTACAGATTGCTAAAATATCGTCAGAGATTCACACTCTGCCTAGAAGGGAGGGCAGCTCTCCCAGGCCCCATTCTCAATGCAGTAGCTACTCAAAAAGTGGCTCATTGGTGGCTGAGAGCACCATAAGCAGTGAACCCAAGATGAAAAAGCGCAGAGAGAAGCGGAGGAGTTCCAGTGTGGAAATAGTGTACGAGGGAAAGGCAACGGAGGCAAGCAGACGTCATAAGCGAAAAAAGAAACACAAGAAACAGAGGAAGGAGAAAAGCAGCGGAAGGACAGATCGCACAACTCATTCACCACTTGTCATAACTATTGAAAGTGATAGCGATGAGGTGGTTGTTGCAGATGTGGACAGTGACAACAGCACCCTGAGCAAAACCACCAATCTTCTTAACAATCTTGGTGAACAACACCTCACAGAGACTCAGACTGCCCAGGATCTTCCCAGTGCTACTGATGATATTTTATTCGGAAACACCAGCACAGAGTCCTTGGATGTTTGTGGGCTTCCCACTGATTCTGATCTTGTTCCTCCATATTCAAGCAGACAGACTTGTCTTAAACAAGAAGGTGTAAATCCAGTAAACGATGCAGGCAATTATCAGAACTTTAAGGGGCAGGGGCAAGATAATGGACAGCGTTGTCCTTCACCAAGGACAACTCTTTCTAAAAGCACTTCAGACAGACCACCTTTGATACTGAAAATTCCAAAGAGGTTCTTCAATGGCACCAAACTGTTTAACAGTTCAATGGAAAATACATAG